The genomic DNA GACAACGGGGTTTTCCCCGAAATATCAAGGGATAAAAAGAATTATTACAAAAACGGGGAGAAAATGACTTCACAGGAAGTAAAAAAAATTTTTAAGATAAAAAACGGAAGATAAGAAAAAGGAGAAAAAAATGGGTTTTGGAAAGATTTTGAAATGTAAAAGCTGCGGCTCTGAATATGATATGTGTCTTGGAGAGTCAGAAGAGGGAGAAACAGAAACTGTTTTGTTTTGCACAATCTGCGGATCTTTTGGACATAAAAGCGATCTTGTGGGGAAAGAAACTGTCTGCTGTGGAAAGCCCATGGAAAAAATAACAGAATTAGGAGATCTGGATAAAAGAATAAAAAAATTCAGATGTCCCGGATGCGGAAAGAGAGACATTATAGATACAGGGGAATTGTTTTCCTGGGAATAAGAAACAGGAGGTATTATGAGAATAAAAATAGAAAAAATAACATTTTTTGATTTTCTGTTAACGAAAATGAGTACGGATAAACTAAATATAACAGCTTCATTTTTAATAGTATATGCTTATGTTATGCTGAAGCTGAGATACAATATGATGATGTCCATGGGGATGAAAGTAACTGCGGGGATATTAATCGGCGCAGCGGTAACTGCATTTATATACGGTCTTTTATATTTTTTGAAATTCAGAAAGCTAAAGGGAGAAAATCCTGGAATACAGGGGAAATTTGATAAAGATTCCGTAAAAGATTTTAATATTTTTGGTACGCAAAAAAAATTCAAGATGCAGCCGTATTCCAGATTTAATAAAAAATATGAAAATAAGTATACATTTTTTATGCGGTTTGACGGTATGAAGCTCTTATTTATTCCCAAAAAATATTTAAGTATAGAAGAAATAGAATACATAAGAAAAAAAATAAAATAACAAAAGGTTTGTTCGATATTTTCCTGTTTATTATTCCATGACAAAGCATGGATAAAAGTAAGAAAGACTATATATAATTATATAGCGGACTTGAAACAGAAAAGAACCGGAATTTTAATTTTGAGAGCTTATAAACAGCAATATATGAAAGAAGGCATATATAAAAATGTCTTCTTTTTGATTTGGATTTGTTTAACATTGTACTTACATCTGATTATTACCAAAGAATGTACCATTTTTAAGAGCAGATAAAAAAATAAATTAAAAAAAAGATTGTTATTAATACGCGTTTTGTGCTAATATTATACTGAATAACTATATAAAAATAAGGTGATAAAATGAATGAAATAAAAATAAGATATGTACATCCGGAAGAGCTTATAAATCTCACGGAGGATGCAAAAAACTATTTTCTGGACCTAAGGTCTAAAGATATCATTAATTATGAAGAATTTGAACTGATATTAAATGAGCTTTCATTGGTAGAAGATAAACTGGGTATTATGCAGTTGGAAGAATTACTGATAATGAACGGTATAGACACTAAAATTATTCTAAATTAAGAGGTGGAAATTTTGGCAAAAAAATTAGTTATTGTTGAGTCTCCCTCGAAGGCTAAAACAATAGAGAAGATACTGGGAAAGGGTTATGAGGTAGAAGCATCATACGGACACGTTATTGATCTCCCAAAAACTAAAATCGGCGTAGATATAGAAAATAAATTTGAGCCTCACTATCAGGTAATAAAGGGTAAGGGAGATATATTAAAAAAGCTGAAAGATAAAGCAAAAAAAGCAGATGCTGTATATCTGGCATCGGATAAGGACCGTGAAGGTGAAGCTATAGCATGGCATATCTCTAATTATATCAAGGTTCCTGCTAAGACAAAAAGAATAGAGTTTAACGAAATTACCAAAAGTGCAATAAATAATGCAATAAAGCATCCGAGAAACATAGATGAAAATCTGGTGAATGCCCAGCAGGCAAGAAGAATACTGGACAGGATAGTGGGTTATAAAATAAGCCCGCTTCTGTGGAAGATAATAAATAAGAATGCAAGTGCAGGAAGAGTACAGTCTGTGGCTTTGAAGCTTATCTGCGATCTCGAGGATGAAATCAGAGAGTTTATTCCGCAGAAATACTGGGAAGTAACGGCAATTACAGATAAAGGAATAGAACTGGGAATATACGAAATAGCTGGAAAAAAAGTAGACAGAATTTTTGACGAAAAAGTAATGAAGAAGCTGAAAAAGGATCTGGCAAAGAAAAATCTTGAAGTATTTAAGATAAAAGTAACAAAAAAGACACAAAGACCGCCGCTGGTATTCAAAACAAGCACGCTGCAGCAGCTGGCATCTTCATATCTCGGTTTTGCCACATCAAAAACAATGAGAGTGGCTCAGCAGCTTTATGAGGGACTTTCGATAAACGGTGAAAATGTGGGACTGATTACTTATATGAGAACTGATTCCACAAGAATTTCCAATGAATCTATGGCAGATGCAGGAAAGTACATAGAAAAAAACTTCGGAAAAGAATATGTAGGGAAGTATATGCCGGCTAAAGCCAAAGGAAATGTACAGGATGCCCATGAGGGAATAAGACCTACAGATATTAATCTTTCTCCTGACAGCATAAAAGACTCATTGAGTGCGGAGCAGTATAAATTATACAAGCTGATATGGGAAAGATTTCTGGTATCACAGTTTTCGGCAATGAAATATGATCAGATGCAGATAAATGCCAAAAATGGGGACTATGTATTCAGAGGAACTATAAATAAAGTAACTTTTGACGGATATTATAAAGTATTTAAAGATGAAGACGAAATAAAAACAGCTGATTTTCCTGAAATAAAAGAAGGAGACGAGCTTGTAGTAAAAGAGCTGAATATAAAAGATGGAATGACAAAGCCGCCTGCAAGATTTTCAGAGTCTTCACTGGTAAAAAAGCTGGAAGCGGAAGGAATAGGAAGACCGTCTACATATGCTTCCATTATAGAAACACTGAAAACAAGAAATTATGCAGAGCTCGTGGATAAAAGATTTATTCCGACAGTTCTGGGCTATGAAGTAAAGTCTGAGCTGGAAAAGCACTTTGAAAAGATAATGAATATAAAGTTCACCGCTAATATGGAAGAGGAACTTGATGAAATAGAGAACGGAAGCATAAAGTGGGAAGAGCTTATGGCTAATTTTTATAAAGGGCTGGAGGTAGATCTTACCAAGTTTGAAAAAGAGATTCAGGATCTTCAGGACAGAAGAATAGAAGCAGATATTATGTGTGCTAACGGAACAGAGGCTATGATACTGAAAACCGGGAGATTCGGAAAGTATCTTATCTGTGAGTCGAATCCTGACGAGAAGGTTTCTCTGAAGGGTATTCAGATACCGAAGGAGGAGCTGGAGGCAGGTAAAATAATAGTAAAGGACAAGGTAGCCGAAAAGGAATCAGAGAAAAAAGGAGTTCCTACTGATCATTTTACTAAAGACGGAGCAAGAATTTTTGTAAAAAAGGGAAGATACGGAGAATATCTTGAAAGTGAAGATTATGAAAATGATGAGATAAGAATGCCGCTTCCTTATAAGATAAAACAGGAAATAAAAAAAGGTACTGCAAAAATGCAGGACGGGATGTATATCATACATGAAGAGCTTGAGAAAATGCTGGCTGAGGATCAGAGAATTATAGAAGAAGCAGGATTGTGTGAAAAATGCGGCAGACCTTTTGAAATAAAAATAGGGAGATTTGGAAGATTTTTGGCATGTACGGGATATCCGGACTGCAAAAATATAAAGAAAATTCCGAAAAAGTAAGAGGCTGATTTTATGGAAGAATCAAAAGAAAAGGAACTTCTCATAGAGCCTCTTGAAAAGTTTCTGCACTTTCAGGAGGTAATATTAGGAAAAAGCTATAATACAATAAGGGGCTACAGAAAAGATATAACACAGTTTATTGATTATATCAGCGGAAATGAAGAGATTTTTGATTATAACAAAGTGGAAGTGTTTACTGTAAGATCATTTATAGCTTATTCAAATAATAATGAAGTGGGGAAAAGAAGTATAAACAGAAAAATATCTGCTCTGAGAACATTTTTTGCATATCTGAAAGAGCAGAATATAGTAGAAGCAAATAAACTCATTTATGTGAATATGCCTAAATTTGAAAAAGAGCTTCCTACTGTGCTGACAAAGGATGATATTAATAAATTAAGAAATGTAATAGATATATCAAAGGTTACCGGGATCAGAGACCGGCTTATTATAGAATTTCTATACTCAAGCGGTCTCAGATCCAGTGAGCTGGTAAGCCTGAGCGAGCTTATGATAAACCTTGAAGAGAGGGAAGTAAGGGTGCTCGGTAAAGGAAATAAGGAGAGAGTTACCTTTTTCAGTGAAAATGCCAGAAAATGGTATGAAAAATATATCTCTGCCAAAAGAAACGAATATAAAAATTATACCCCGAATATTGTCTTTGTGAACAGCAGAGGTGAAAGAATAACAACAAGATCTCTTAGAAGGCTTATAGCTGATTATGCTGAAAAAGCAGGGATAAATAAAGAAGTCACCCCTCATGTATTCAGACATTCTTTTGCTACGACACTGCTGAATAATAAAGTAGATATAAGATATCTTCAGGAGCTCCTGGGGCACAGCAGCATATCGACTACACAGGTATATACACATGTGAGCAAGGCTCTTTTAAGAGAAATA from Sebaldella termitidis ATCC 33386 includes the following:
- the topA gene encoding type I DNA topoisomerase gives rise to the protein MAKKLVIVESPSKAKTIEKILGKGYEVEASYGHVIDLPKTKIGVDIENKFEPHYQVIKGKGDILKKLKDKAKKADAVYLASDKDREGEAIAWHISNYIKVPAKTKRIEFNEITKSAINNAIKHPRNIDENLVNAQQARRILDRIVGYKISPLLWKIINKNASAGRVQSVALKLICDLEDEIREFIPQKYWEVTAITDKGIELGIYEIAGKKVDRIFDEKVMKKLKKDLAKKNLEVFKIKVTKKTQRPPLVFKTSTLQQLASSYLGFATSKTMRVAQQLYEGLSINGENVGLITYMRTDSTRISNESMADAGKYIEKNFGKEYVGKYMPAKAKGNVQDAHEGIRPTDINLSPDSIKDSLSAEQYKLYKLIWERFLVSQFSAMKYDQMQINAKNGDYVFRGTINKVTFDGYYKVFKDEDEIKTADFPEIKEGDELVVKELNIKDGMTKPPARFSESSLVKKLEAEGIGRPSTYASIIETLKTRNYAELVDKRFIPTVLGYEVKSELEKHFEKIMNIKFTANMEEELDEIENGSIKWEELMANFYKGLEVDLTKFEKEIQDLQDRRIEADIMCANGTEAMILKTGRFGKYLICESNPDEKVSLKGIQIPKEELEAGKIIVKDKVAEKESEKKGVPTDHFTKDGARIFVKKGRYGEYLESEDYENDEIRMPLPYKIKQEIKKGTAKMQDGMYIIHEELEKMLAEDQRIIEEAGLCEKCGRPFEIKIGRFGRFLACTGYPDCKNIKKIPKK
- the xerA gene encoding site-specific tyrosine recombinase/integron integrase; this translates as MEESKEKELLIEPLEKFLHFQEVILGKSYNTIRGYRKDITQFIDYISGNEEIFDYNKVEVFTVRSFIAYSNNNEVGKRSINRKISALRTFFAYLKEQNIVEANKLIYVNMPKFEKELPTVLTKDDINKLRNVIDISKVTGIRDRLIIEFLYSSGLRSSELVSLSELMINLEEREVRVLGKGNKERVTFFSENARKWYEKYISAKRNEYKNYTPNIVFVNSRGERITTRSLRRLIADYAEKAGINKEVTPHVFRHSFATTLLNNKVDIRYLQELLGHSSISTTQVYTHVSKALLREIYIKAHPLADED